The Manis javanica isolate MJ-LG chromosome 2, MJ_LKY, whole genome shotgun sequence genome contains a region encoding:
- the IL2RA gene encoding interleukin-2 receptor subunit alpha isoform X1 encodes MEPSLLMWGFFTVITVPGCVAEFCDDNPPHLRFATFKALTYKEGTILNCHCKKGFRRISNRFPYMLCKGNSSHTFWENKCQCIRTSLGNREKQVIPEEKKENKTTEIQSQMQPMDQVNLPGHCGEPPPWEHEALERIYHFRVGQKVHYQCAQGFRAQQRGPAESICKLHCGETRWTWPQLKCINERGSQFPGEDKPQASTDAPPGSDTSCPLKTTGPTGATGTTDFQKYTEVATTIETFIFAAKYQIAVAGCILLLISVLLLSGLTWQRRRFLYADVTLVAWNWAWWEQLYHGTRQTFSENWLLNSPAYHFLEPCSVGAQSKEEE; translated from the exons AGTTTTGTGATGACAACCCACCACATCTCCGATTTGCCACATTCAAAGCCCTCACGTACAAGGAGGGCACCATATTAAACTGCCATTGCAAGAAAGGCTTCCGAAGAATAAGCAACAGGTTTCCCTACATGCTCTGTAAAGGAAACTCCAGCCACACTTTCTGGGAAAACAAATGTCAGTGCATAAGGACTT CCCTtgggaacagagaaaaacaagttattcctgaagaaaagaaggaaaataaaaccacagaaatacaaagccaAATGCAGCCCATGGACCAAGTCAACCTTCCAG GCCACTGCGGGGAGCCTCCACCGTGGGAACATGAAGCTTTGGAAAGAATTTATCATTTCAGGGTAGGGCAGAAAGTTCACTACCAGTGCGCCCAGGGATTCAGGGCCCAGCAGAGAGGTCCTGCTGAGAGCATCTGCAAACTGCACTGTGGGGAGACGAGGTGGACGTGGCCACAGCTCAAGTGCATAAATGAAAGGGGGAGTCAGTTCCCAG gTGAGGACAAGCCTCAAGCAAGTACTGATGCTCCTCCTGGGAGTGACACTTCCTGTCCCTTAAAAACTACAGGCCCCACAGGCGCCACAGGTACTACAG attttcaaaaatatacagaaGTGGCTACTACCATAGAGACGTTCATATTTGCAGCCAAGTACCAGATAGCAG TGGCTGGCTGCATCCTCCTGCTGATCAGTGTCCTCCTTCTAAGTGGACTCACCTGGCAGAGGAGACG TTTTCTGTATGCTGATGTCACATTGGTAGCTTGGAACTGGGCATGGTGGGAGCAATTATACCATGGAACTAGGCAAACTTTTTCAGAGAACTGGTTGTTAAACTCACCAGCATACCACTTCTTGGAGCCTTGCTCCGTGGGAGCTCAGAGCAAG GAGGAAGAGTAG
- the IL2RA gene encoding interleukin-2 receptor subunit alpha isoform X2 yields the protein MEPSLLMWGFFTVITVPGCVAEFCDDNPPHLRFATFKALTYKEGTILNCHCKKGFRRISNRFPYMLCKGNSSHTFWENKCQCIRTSLGNREKQVIPEEKKENKTTEIQSQMQPMDQVNLPGHCGEPPPWEHEALERIYHFRVGQKVHYQCAQGFRAQQRGPAESICKLHCGETRWTWPQLKCINERGSQFPGEDKPQASTDAPPGSDTSCPLKTTGPTGATDFQKYTEVATTIETFIFAAKYQIAVAGCILLLISVLLLSGLTWQRRRFLYADVTLVAWNWAWWEQLYHGTRQTFSENWLLNSPAYHFLEPCSVGAQSKEEE from the exons AGTTTTGTGATGACAACCCACCACATCTCCGATTTGCCACATTCAAAGCCCTCACGTACAAGGAGGGCACCATATTAAACTGCCATTGCAAGAAAGGCTTCCGAAGAATAAGCAACAGGTTTCCCTACATGCTCTGTAAAGGAAACTCCAGCCACACTTTCTGGGAAAACAAATGTCAGTGCATAAGGACTT CCCTtgggaacagagaaaaacaagttattcctgaagaaaagaaggaaaataaaaccacagaaatacaaagccaAATGCAGCCCATGGACCAAGTCAACCTTCCAG GCCACTGCGGGGAGCCTCCACCGTGGGAACATGAAGCTTTGGAAAGAATTTATCATTTCAGGGTAGGGCAGAAAGTTCACTACCAGTGCGCCCAGGGATTCAGGGCCCAGCAGAGAGGTCCTGCTGAGAGCATCTGCAAACTGCACTGTGGGGAGACGAGGTGGACGTGGCCACAGCTCAAGTGCATAAATGAAAGGGGGAGTCAGTTCCCAG gTGAGGACAAGCCTCAAGCAAGTACTGATGCTCCTCCTGGGAGTGACACTTCCTGTCCCTTAAAAACTACAGGCCCCACAGGCGCCACAG attttcaaaaatatacagaaGTGGCTACTACCATAGAGACGTTCATATTTGCAGCCAAGTACCAGATAGCAG TGGCTGGCTGCATCCTCCTGCTGATCAGTGTCCTCCTTCTAAGTGGACTCACCTGGCAGAGGAGACG TTTTCTGTATGCTGATGTCACATTGGTAGCTTGGAACTGGGCATGGTGGGAGCAATTATACCATGGAACTAGGCAAACTTTTTCAGAGAACTGGTTGTTAAACTCACCAGCATACCACTTCTTGGAGCCTTGCTCCGTGGGAGCTCAGAGCAAG GAGGAAGAGTAG
- the IL2RA gene encoding interleukin-2 receptor subunit alpha isoform X3: MEPSLLMWGFFTVITVPGCVAEFCDDNPPHLRFATFKALTYKEGTILNCHCKKGFRRISNRFPYMLCKGNSSHTFWENKCQCIRTSLGNREKQVIPEEKKENKTTEIQSQMQPMDQVNLPGHCGEPPPWEHEALERIYHFRVGQKVHYQCAQGFRAQQRGPAESICKLHCGETRWTWPQLKCINERGSQFPGEDKPQASTDAPPGSDTSCPLKTTGPTGATGTTDFQKYTEVATTIETFIFAAKYQIAGLTHGSLTEAWPLSLSEELACQFIPQRQPVP; the protein is encoded by the exons AGTTTTGTGATGACAACCCACCACATCTCCGATTTGCCACATTCAAAGCCCTCACGTACAAGGAGGGCACCATATTAAACTGCCATTGCAAGAAAGGCTTCCGAAGAATAAGCAACAGGTTTCCCTACATGCTCTGTAAAGGAAACTCCAGCCACACTTTCTGGGAAAACAAATGTCAGTGCATAAGGACTT CCCTtgggaacagagaaaaacaagttattcctgaagaaaagaaggaaaataaaaccacagaaatacaaagccaAATGCAGCCCATGGACCAAGTCAACCTTCCAG GCCACTGCGGGGAGCCTCCACCGTGGGAACATGAAGCTTTGGAAAGAATTTATCATTTCAGGGTAGGGCAGAAAGTTCACTACCAGTGCGCCCAGGGATTCAGGGCCCAGCAGAGAGGTCCTGCTGAGAGCATCTGCAAACTGCACTGTGGGGAGACGAGGTGGACGTGGCCACAGCTCAAGTGCATAAATGAAAGGGGGAGTCAGTTCCCAG gTGAGGACAAGCCTCAAGCAAGTACTGATGCTCCTCCTGGGAGTGACACTTCCTGTCCCTTAAAAACTACAGGCCCCACAGGCGCCACAGGTACTACAG attttcaaaaatatacagaaGTGGCTACTACCATAGAGACGTTCATATTTGCAGCCAAGTACCAGATAGCAG GCCTCACTCATGGCTCCTTaactgaggcctggcctctgaGCCTTTCTGAAGAGCTTGCTTGTCAGTTCATCCCCCAGAGACAGCCAGTCCCTTGA
- the IL2RA gene encoding interleukin-2 receptor subunit alpha isoform X4: MEPSLLMWGFFTVITVPGCVAEFCDDNPPHLRFATFKALTYKEGTILNCHCKKGFRRISNRFPYMLCKGNSSHTFWENKCQCIRTSLGNREKQVIPEEKKENKTTEIQSQMQPMDQVNLPGHCGEPPPWEHEALERIYHFRVGQKVHYQCAQGFRAQQRGPAESICKLHCGETRWTWPQLKCINERGSQFPGEDKPQASTDAPPGSDTSCPLKTTGPTGATGTTDFQKYTEVATTIETFIFAAKYQIAVAGCILLLISVLLLSGLTWQRRRRKSRRTI; this comes from the exons AGTTTTGTGATGACAACCCACCACATCTCCGATTTGCCACATTCAAAGCCCTCACGTACAAGGAGGGCACCATATTAAACTGCCATTGCAAGAAAGGCTTCCGAAGAATAAGCAACAGGTTTCCCTACATGCTCTGTAAAGGAAACTCCAGCCACACTTTCTGGGAAAACAAATGTCAGTGCATAAGGACTT CCCTtgggaacagagaaaaacaagttattcctgaagaaaagaaggaaaataaaaccacagaaatacaaagccaAATGCAGCCCATGGACCAAGTCAACCTTCCAG GCCACTGCGGGGAGCCTCCACCGTGGGAACATGAAGCTTTGGAAAGAATTTATCATTTCAGGGTAGGGCAGAAAGTTCACTACCAGTGCGCCCAGGGATTCAGGGCCCAGCAGAGAGGTCCTGCTGAGAGCATCTGCAAACTGCACTGTGGGGAGACGAGGTGGACGTGGCCACAGCTCAAGTGCATAAATGAAAGGGGGAGTCAGTTCCCAG gTGAGGACAAGCCTCAAGCAAGTACTGATGCTCCTCCTGGGAGTGACACTTCCTGTCCCTTAAAAACTACAGGCCCCACAGGCGCCACAGGTACTACAG attttcaaaaatatacagaaGTGGCTACTACCATAGAGACGTTCATATTTGCAGCCAAGTACCAGATAGCAG TGGCTGGCTGCATCCTCCTGCTGATCAGTGTCCTCCTTCTAAGTGGACTCACCTGGCAGAGGAGACG GAGGAAGAGTAGAAGAACAATCTAG
- the IL2RA gene encoding interleukin-2 receptor subunit alpha isoform X5 — MEPSLLMWGFFTVITVPGCVAEFCDDNPPHLRFATFKALTYKEGTILNCHCKKGFRRISNRFPYMLCKGNSSHTFWENKCQCIRTSLGNREKQVIPEEKKENKTTEIQSQMQPMDQVNLPGHCGEPPPWEHEALERIYHFRVGQKVHYQCAQGFRAQQRGPAESICKLHCGETRWTWPQLKCINERGSQFPGEDKPQASTDAPPGSDTSCPLKTTGPTGATGTTDFQKYTEVATTIETFIFAAKYQIAGGRVEEQSRKPRVLRSQEQPTQVMEHK, encoded by the exons AGTTTTGTGATGACAACCCACCACATCTCCGATTTGCCACATTCAAAGCCCTCACGTACAAGGAGGGCACCATATTAAACTGCCATTGCAAGAAAGGCTTCCGAAGAATAAGCAACAGGTTTCCCTACATGCTCTGTAAAGGAAACTCCAGCCACACTTTCTGGGAAAACAAATGTCAGTGCATAAGGACTT CCCTtgggaacagagaaaaacaagttattcctgaagaaaagaaggaaaataaaaccacagaaatacaaagccaAATGCAGCCCATGGACCAAGTCAACCTTCCAG GCCACTGCGGGGAGCCTCCACCGTGGGAACATGAAGCTTTGGAAAGAATTTATCATTTCAGGGTAGGGCAGAAAGTTCACTACCAGTGCGCCCAGGGATTCAGGGCCCAGCAGAGAGGTCCTGCTGAGAGCATCTGCAAACTGCACTGTGGGGAGACGAGGTGGACGTGGCCACAGCTCAAGTGCATAAATGAAAGGGGGAGTCAGTTCCCAG gTGAGGACAAGCCTCAAGCAAGTACTGATGCTCCTCCTGGGAGTGACACTTCCTGTCCCTTAAAAACTACAGGCCCCACAGGCGCCACAGGTACTACAG attttcaaaaatatacagaaGTGGCTACTACCATAGAGACGTTCATATTTGCAGCCAAGTACCAGATAGCAG GAGGAAGAGTAGAAGAACAATCTAGAAAACCAAGAGTGCTAAGAAGCCAAGAACAGCCCACCCAAGTCATGGAGCACAAGTGA